From the genome of Chania multitudinisentens RB-25, one region includes:
- a CDS encoding fimbrial protein gives MNKVALMVVGLVLSTAALADNTIKFQGEVADQTCDVSINGNASTPLILLPTVSSTTLATPGATAGQTPFTIGLTGCTASASATAIKTVFVGNNLTANGRMGNTGTASNVSLQLVDPSAPAIPLDLTGQTGAAGLSLAANATSASHDFAVEYYSEGTATPGSVLGSVQYSVSYQ, from the coding sequence ATGAACAAAGTTGCACTGATGGTTGTTGGTCTGGTTTTGTCTACCGCTGCATTGGCTGATAACACCATTAAATTCCAGGGCGAAGTCGCCGATCAAACCTGTGACGTTAGCATCAACGGTAACGCTTCAACACCATTGATCCTGCTGCCAACGGTTTCTAGCACTACGCTGGCTACACCAGGTGCAACAGCCGGGCAAACGCCTTTTACCATCGGCCTGACCGGTTGCACTGCTTCTGCCAGCGCCACCGCGATTAAAACCGTATTTGTCGGTAACAACCTGACCGCCAATGGCCGCATGGGCAACACCGGGACTGCCAGCAACGTCTCTCTGCAACTGGTTGATCCTTCAGCCCCAGCTATCCCGCTGGATCTGACTGGCCAAACTGGTGCTGCGGGCCTGTCTCTGGCAGCCAACGCTACTTCTGCGTCACATGATTTTGCGGTGGAATATTACTCTGAAGGTACAGCGACCCCAGGTTCTGTGCTGGGTAGCGTGCAGTACTCTGTGTCTTACCAGTAA
- a CDS encoding fimbrial protein, translating to MNKVAIMFAGLALSTTALADNTIKFQGEVADQTCDVSINGNASTPLILLPTVSSTTLATPGATAGQTPFTIGLTGCTASASATAIKTVFVGNNLTANGRMGNTGTASNVSLQLVDPLAPTTPLDLTGQTGAAGLSLAANATSASHDFAVEYYSEGTATPGSVLGSVQYSVSYQ from the coding sequence ATGAACAAAGTTGCGATTATGTTTGCTGGCCTGGCCTTATCTACCACAGCATTGGCTGATAACACCATTAAATTCCAGGGCGAAGTCGCCGATCAAACCTGTGACGTTAGCATCAACGGTAACGCTTCAACACCATTGATCCTGCTGCCAACGGTTTCTAGCACTACGCTGGCTACACCGGGTGCAACAGCGGGGCAAACCCCTTTCACCATCGGCCTGACCGGGTGTACCGCTTCTGCCAGCGCCACCGCGATTAAAACCGTATTTGTCGGCAACAACCTGACCGCCAATGGCCGCATGGGCAACACCGGGACTGCCAGCAACGTCTCTCTGCAACTGGTTGATCCATTAGCGCCAACCACTCCGCTGGATCTGACCGGCCAAACCGGTGCTGCGGGCCTGTCTCTGGCAGCCAACGCCACCTCTGCCTCGCATGATTTTGCGGTGGAATATTACTCTGAAGGTACAGCGACCCCAGGTTCTGTGCTGGGTAGCGTGCAGTACTCTGTGTCTTACCAATAA
- a CDS encoding SUMF1/EgtB/PvdO family nonheme iron enzyme produces MMAADNEKPRHAVCIEKSFYIGRFEVTQEQWQEVRARWKLACFSHQLTFGVSPFIFPGLQRDKYRFSLGFFSEPVTLCFQAFTRHGFQQATSCMALTG; encoded by the coding sequence ATGATGGCAGCAGATAATGAAAAACCTCGCCATGCCGTCTGCATAGAAAAATCTTTCTATATAGGTCGATTTGAGGTGACGCAGGAACAATGGCAAGAGGTTCGTGCGCGGTGGAAGTTGGCATGCTTCAGCCACCAGTTGACGTTCGGCGTTTCGCCGTTCATATTCCCCGGGCTACAGAGAGATAAGTATCGGTTTTCGCTTGGTTTCTTCAGTGAACCCGTAACCCTATGTTTCCAAGCGTTTACCCGCCATGGATTTCAACAGGCAACATCATGCATGGCTCTCACTGGCTAA
- a CDS encoding fimbrial protein, translating to MNKVAIMFAGLALSTTALADNTIKFQGEVADQTCDVSINGNASTPLILLPTVSSTTLATPGATAGQTPFTIGLTGCTASASATAIKTVFVGNNLTANGRMGNTGTASNVSLQLVDPLAPTTPLDLTGQTGAAGLSLAANATSASHDFAVEYYSEGTATPGSVLGSVQYSVSYQ from the coding sequence ATGAACAAAGTTGCGATTATGTTTGCTGGCCTGGCCTTATCTACCACAGCATTGGCTGATAACACCATTAAATTCCAGGGCGAAGTCGCCGATCAAACCTGTGACGTTAGCATCAACGGTAACGCTTCAACACCATTGATCCTGCTGCCAACGGTTTCTAGCACTACACTGGCTACACCGGGTGCAACAGCGGGGCAAACCCCTTTCACCATCGGCCTGACCGGGTGTACCGCTTCTGCCAGCGCCACCGCGATTAAAACCGTATTTGTCGGCAACAACCTGACCGCCAATGGCCGCATGGGCAACACCGGGACTGCCAGCAACGTCTCTCTGCAACTGGTTGATCCATTAGCGCCAACCACTCCGCTGGATCTGACCGGCCAAACCGGTGCTGCGGGCCTGTCTCTGGCAGCCAACGCCACCTCTGCCTCGCATGATTTTGCGGTGGAATATTACTCTGAAGGTACAGCGACCCCAGGTTCTGTACTGGGTAGCGTGCAGTACTCTGTGTCTTACCAGTAA
- a CDS encoding fimbria/pilus outer membrane usher protein, which translates to MKIKIPHNFSKSDQWMVKVGRTFGQLKALAAVLWLLVPQAYAETASSQFEFDDSMLVGSAKEQKSIARFNQANAIEPGTYQVDVFINGNFLFRQSLVFAAGEEGTVAACLSRENMVDAGIFPAAIKAKADDTATCLNLEKQVEGASSRFDFARLRLDLYVPQALMQREARGSVSANDLSVGETVAFANYDTNYYRTQASGNTTESTYLGLNSGLNLGLWQFRQQSTFTRYNSDTSPSSSQWSSVRNYVQRPLPSIGSQLTLGDSFTAGSLFSSLGFRGVQLETDDRMLPESQRGYAPTIRGVASTTAKVSVRQSGVQIYQTTVAPGAFVIDDLYPTSFQGDLVVEILEADGRVSSFTVPFSAVSDSIRPGHSRVSFSGGQVRNIGNSDALFTDLTYQAGLTNAITANTGVRISDGYQAFLGGAVLASQYGALGVNATYSRADMWGKNLDGWRVGATYSRTFTPTATTLALAGYRYSTQGYRDLSDVLGLREASSSDEVWLSNTYQQSNQFIATVSQSLGKYGQVYFSGSTSTYRGGRGRDTQYQMAYSHSYNSISYNLSLGRQQTGRTPTGVVSEGEVNQGHTQNVIMFSVSVPWGAGGRSPLVSAGVTHETGGNTNYQTALAGTLGEDQSLSYTVNGAFNSGGEGASLGANVTKQLPVVTVGGSFSQGRNYTQGGANARGAAVLHSGGVTFGPYLGETFGLIEAEGVKGAEVMNGIGARVNRFGYAIVPSLVPYRYNDISLDAKGIENSSAELTENQQRVAPYAGSAVKVRFKTLEGYPLLIKVREEQNNSLLLGSNVYDSNNIVVGLVGQGNQIYARASGMQGQLHVKWGESASEQCTLSYDLRGQDMQQSLYRLELPCISQ; encoded by the coding sequence ATGAAAATAAAAATCCCTCACAACTTTTCAAAAAGTGACCAGTGGATGGTAAAAGTGGGCCGCACCTTTGGGCAGTTAAAAGCGCTGGCAGCGGTGCTGTGGTTGCTGGTTCCCCAGGCCTATGCGGAAACGGCCAGCAGCCAGTTTGAATTTGATGACAGCATGCTGGTCGGCAGTGCCAAAGAACAAAAAAGTATTGCACGTTTTAACCAAGCCAACGCCATAGAACCTGGCACTTACCAAGTTGATGTATTCATTAATGGCAATTTTCTTTTCCGGCAATCACTGGTGTTTGCTGCTGGGGAAGAAGGGACGGTGGCGGCCTGTTTATCGCGGGAGAATATGGTTGATGCCGGTATTTTTCCGGCGGCCATAAAAGCGAAGGCTGATGATACCGCCACATGTCTAAATCTGGAAAAACAGGTTGAGGGGGCTTCCAGCCGTTTTGATTTTGCACGCCTGCGCCTTGACCTGTATGTGCCACAGGCATTAATGCAGCGTGAAGCGCGCGGTTCGGTGTCGGCCAACGATTTATCTGTGGGCGAAACCGTGGCATTTGCTAACTACGACACCAACTATTACCGGACACAGGCTTCCGGTAATACCACTGAATCCACTTATCTGGGGTTGAATTCAGGCCTCAATCTTGGCCTGTGGCAATTTCGCCAGCAATCAACCTTTACCCGTTATAACAGCGATACCAGCCCAAGTAGCAGCCAATGGAGCTCTGTCCGTAACTATGTGCAGCGCCCGTTGCCATCCATTGGCAGCCAATTGACGTTGGGTGATAGCTTTACCGCTGGCAGCCTGTTCAGCAGCCTAGGTTTTCGCGGTGTTCAGTTAGAAACCGACGATCGTATGCTGCCAGAATCACAACGTGGCTATGCGCCCACCATCCGTGGCGTGGCGTCTACCACGGCCAAAGTCAGCGTGCGTCAGTCCGGTGTGCAGATTTATCAAACCACCGTTGCGCCCGGTGCTTTTGTGATTGACGACCTGTATCCCACCAGTTTTCAGGGCGACCTGGTGGTGGAAATACTGGAAGCTGATGGGCGCGTTTCTTCCTTTACCGTGCCGTTTTCTGCCGTATCTGACTCGATCCGGCCTGGGCATTCACGCGTGAGTTTTTCTGGTGGTCAAGTCCGCAATATTGGTAACAGTGATGCGTTGTTTACCGATCTGACCTATCAGGCCGGTTTGACCAACGCCATTACTGCGAATACAGGGGTGCGTATTTCTGATGGTTACCAGGCGTTCCTGGGAGGGGCCGTGTTGGCCAGCCAGTATGGCGCATTAGGGGTTAATGCGACCTATTCACGGGCCGATATGTGGGGAAAGAACCTGGATGGGTGGCGGGTTGGTGCCACTTACAGCCGCACTTTTACACCGACCGCCACTACGCTGGCCTTGGCCGGTTATCGCTATTCCACACAGGGATATCGCGATCTGAGCGATGTGCTGGGCCTGCGTGAAGCCAGCAGTAGCGATGAGGTCTGGCTATCTAATACCTATCAGCAGAGCAATCAGTTCATTGCTACCGTCAGCCAGAGTTTGGGGAAGTATGGTCAGGTCTATTTCTCTGGCTCTACCAGCACCTACCGTGGTGGCCGGGGGCGAGATACCCAATACCAGATGGCGTATTCGCATAGCTACAACAGTATCAGCTATAACCTGTCTCTGGGCCGACAGCAAACCGGCCGGACGCCAACAGGCGTAGTATCCGAGGGGGAGGTTAATCAGGGTCACACGCAAAATGTCATTATGTTTTCGGTCTCGGTTCCGTGGGGAGCGGGGGGGCGTTCACCGCTGGTTTCTGCGGGCGTTACTCACGAAACCGGGGGCAACACTAATTACCAGACTGCGCTGGCTGGCACCCTTGGTGAAGATCAGAGCCTGAGTTATACCGTCAACGGCGCTTTTAACTCCGGCGGTGAAGGGGCTAGTCTGGGGGCGAATGTGACTAAACAACTACCGGTGGTTACCGTTGGCGGCAGTTTTTCGCAAGGCCGCAATTATACCCAAGGGGGAGCCAATGCCCGGGGTGCCGCCGTTTTACACAGTGGTGGCGTGACGTTTGGCCCTTATCTGGGTGAGACCTTTGGATTGATTGAGGCTGAAGGCGTTAAAGGGGCGGAAGTGATGAACGGGATAGGCGCGAGGGTTAATCGCTTTGGCTATGCCATCGTTCCTTCGTTGGTGCCTTATCGTTACAACGACATCAGTTTGGACGCCAAAGGGATCGAAAATTCAAGTGCCGAACTGACCGAAAATCAGCAGCGAGTCGCACCTTATGCCGGCTCGGCGGTAAAAGTCCGTTTCAAAACGCTGGAGGGCTATCCGCTGTTAATCAAAGTTCGTGAGGAACAAAATAACAGCCTGCTATTAGGCAGCAACGTATATGACAGTAATAATATCGTGGTCGGTCTGGTCGGCCAGGGAAATCAGATTTATGCGCGCGCAAGTGGGATGCAGGGGCAGTTGCATGTGAAATGGGGCGAATCTGCCAGTGAGCAATGTACCTTGAGCTATGATTTGCGCGGCCAGGATATGCAACAATCGCTGTATCGTCTGGAGTTGCCGTGCATTAGCCAGTGA
- a CDS encoding molecular chaperone has product MLNTRVIYPSGSQSQTVQLTNNDNIPYVVQMWTDINNPSSTPDNADGPFVVVPALFRVEPKTGQSVRLVFTGKDLPQDRESVFFLNSVQIPPKNAAGAAENQMLVVLRNRIKIFYRPKGISGGPEKITEQLRFSLKQQGGQWMLTATNDSGYYASFIKVAAMVGNKEVPFKADMVAPKSQASWKLEKGASSPAGAQKVTFTLVNDYGGHTRAEASLQ; this is encoded by the coding sequence ATGCTTAATACTCGGGTTATTTATCCGTCAGGTTCACAATCACAGACGGTACAACTGACTAATAATGACAATATCCCCTATGTAGTGCAGATGTGGACAGACATTAACAATCCCTCATCAACACCAGACAACGCTGATGGGCCATTCGTCGTGGTGCCCGCATTATTCCGTGTCGAACCAAAAACCGGTCAGTCAGTTCGTTTGGTATTCACCGGTAAGGATCTGCCACAGGATCGCGAATCGGTATTTTTCCTCAATAGTGTACAAATTCCGCCTAAAAATGCGGCTGGAGCAGCAGAAAACCAGATGTTGGTGGTGCTGCGCAACCGGATAAAAATTTTTTACCGCCCAAAAGGGATTTCCGGTGGGCCGGAAAAAATCACTGAACAGCTCCGTTTCTCGCTAAAGCAGCAGGGTGGGCAATGGATGTTGACGGCAACTAACGACTCTGGTTATTACGCTTCCTTCATTAAGGTTGCCGCCATGGTGGGTAATAAAGAAGTGCCTTTCAAAGCTGATATGGTGGCACCAAAATCTCAGGCTAGCTGGAAACTTGAGAAAGGTGCGTCATCGCCTGCTGGTGCACAGAAAGTGACATTTACTTTAGTCAATGATTACGGTGGGCATACCCGCGCCGAAGCCAGTTTGCAGTGA